Proteins encoded within one genomic window of Canis lupus baileyi chromosome 36, mCanLup2.hap1, whole genome shotgun sequence:
- the MDH1B gene encoding putative malate dehydrogenase 1B isoform X2, which produces MAKFVLAGRADCPYYAKAELLADYLQKNLPDFHIHKITQHPHVWEEWLKDLCEKNKWSHKNSPIIWRELLDRGGEGLLLGGYNEFLEYAQLYHGVTSSMTTELMKIIAQENLETHIEKELEEEARKDLINPLQVWITSASVPACYNLIPILTSGEVFGMHTEISLNLFDNKEAEENLRSVVAETQDLVAPLLQSISICTRVEDAFRQAHVVIILDDSTDQEVYTLEGCIRSRLPLCRLYGYLIEKNAHNSVRVIVGGKTFVNLKTVLLMRYAPNLAHNIVAVALGVEGQAKAVLARKLRTTPSCIKNVIIWGNISGNNYIDLRKAKVYRYESAIWGPPNYSRPVLSLIFDSEWVNRQYVATLRKLTATGKQFRPILAAHSIATTLKYWYHGSPPGEIVSLGVLSEGQFGIPEGIVFSMPVKFENGTWVVLTDLTDIEISEQIMTRMTSDLIQEKLIALGDLVSFQPYQSETDLAKGYEKTTLPTTYNNQENQRVSDAVDFLDPIPQTISEKPHSQELINDSGDKTVEERQIN; this is translated from the exons GTAGAGCAGATTGCCCATATTATGCCAAAGCAGAACTTCTAGCAGACTACTTACAAAAGAATCTTCCTGATTTTCACATACATAAAATTACACAACATCCTCATGTTTGGGAG GAGTGGTTAAAAGATCTGTGTGAAAAGAATAAGTGGAGTCACAAAAACTCCCCCATCATCTGGAGAGAGCTGTTGGACCGTGGAGGAGAGGGGTTGCTTTTGGGAGGATATAACGAGTTCCTGGAATACGCCCAG CTTTACCATGGTGTCACCTCTAGCATGACTACTGAGCTGATGAAGATAATTGCTCAAGAAAACCTGGAGACACATATAGAAAAAGAACTGGAGGAAGAAGCCAGGAAAGACCTCATCAACCCTTTGCAGGTCTGGATCACCAG TGCCTCTGTTCCTGCCTGCTACAACCTAATTCCCATCTTGACAAGTGGCGAAGTGTTTGGGATGCACACAGAAATCAGCCTAAATCTATTTGACAATAAGGAGGCAGAAGAAAATCTCCGCAGTGTTGTGGCAGAGACTCAGGACCTGGTGGCACCCTTGCTCCAGAGCATCTCCATCTGCACCCGAGTGGAGGACGCCTTCCGCCAGGCCCACGTGGTCATCATCCTGGATGACAGCACCGACCAGGAGGTGTACACTCTAGAAGGCTGCATCCGAAGCAGGCTGCCTCTGTGTAGACTCTATGGATACCTGATCGAGAAAAATGCTCACAATTCTGTTAGAGTTATTGTGGGAGGAAAAACGTTTGTGAATCTAAAAACGGTTTTGCTTATGAGATACGCCCCAAACCTGGCACACAACATCGTCGCTGTGGCACTGGGCGTGGAAGGCCAAGCCAAAGCTGTGCTGGCCAGAAAACTGAGAACAACCCCCTCGT gcATCAAAAATGTGATCATCTGGGGTAATATTAGTGGAAATAACTACATTGATCTGAGAAAAGCCAAGGTTTACAGATATGAGAGTGCTATTTGGGGACCTCCTAACTATTCACGTCCTGTTTTGAGCTTGATTTTTGATAG TGAGTGGGTAAACAGACAATATGTGGCAACTCTTAGAAAGCTGACCGCCACAGGAAAACAATTCAGACCCATCTTAGCTGCACACAGTATAGCTACTACATTGAAATACTGGTACCATGGCTCACCACCGGGGGAGATCGTGTCTTTAGGAGTACTAAGTGAAG GCCAGTTTGGTATTCCTGAAGGGATCGTCTTTTCTATGCCTGTAAAATTTGAGAATGGAACTTGGGTAGTTCTTACAGATCTCACAGATATTGAAATCAGTGAACAAATAATGACCAGAATGACAAGTGATCTAATTCAG GAAAAACTTATTGCACTTGGAGATTTGGTCAGTTTTCAGCCCTATCAATCAG AGACTGACTTAGCCAAAGGATATGAAAAGACCACCTTACCTACCACATACAACAACCAGGAAAACCAAAGAGTCTCAGATG CAGTGGATTTTTTAGATCCGATTCCACAAACCATCTCTGAAAAGCCACATAGTCAAGAACTCATAAATG ATTCTGGAGACAAAACTGTGGAAGAGCGACAGATAAATTAG
- the MDH1B gene encoding putative malate dehydrogenase 1B isoform X3, with protein MTTELMKIIAQENLETHIEKELEEEARKDLINPLQVWITSASVPACYNLIPILTSGEVFGMHTEISLNLFDNKEAEENLRSVVAETQDLVAPLLQSISICTRVEDAFRQAHVVIILDDSTDQEVYTLEGCIRSRLPLCRLYGYLIEKNAHNSVRVIVGGKTFVNLKTVLLMRYAPNLAHNIVAVALGVEGQAKAVLARKLRTTPSCIKNVIIWGNISGNNYIDLRKAKVYRYESAIWGPPNYSRPVLSLIFDSEWVNRQYVATLRKLTATGKQFRPILAAHSIATTLKYWYHGSPPGEIVSLGVLSEGQFGIPEGIVFSMPVKFENGTWVVLTDLTDIEISEQIMTRMTSDLIQEKLIALGDLVSFQPYQSETDLAKGYEKTTLPTTYNNQENQRVSDAVDFLDPIPQTISEKPHSQELINDSGDKTVEERQIN; from the exons ATGACTACTGAGCTGATGAAGATAATTGCTCAAGAAAACCTGGAGACACATATAGAAAAAGAACTGGAGGAAGAAGCCAGGAAAGACCTCATCAACCCTTTGCAGGTCTGGATCACCAG TGCCTCTGTTCCTGCCTGCTACAACCTAATTCCCATCTTGACAAGTGGCGAAGTGTTTGGGATGCACACAGAAATCAGCCTAAATCTATTTGACAATAAGGAGGCAGAAGAAAATCTCCGCAGTGTTGTGGCAGAGACTCAGGACCTGGTGGCACCCTTGCTCCAGAGCATCTCCATCTGCACCCGAGTGGAGGACGCCTTCCGCCAGGCCCACGTGGTCATCATCCTGGATGACAGCACCGACCAGGAGGTGTACACTCTAGAAGGCTGCATCCGAAGCAGGCTGCCTCTGTGTAGACTCTATGGATACCTGATCGAGAAAAATGCTCACAATTCTGTTAGAGTTATTGTGGGAGGAAAAACGTTTGTGAATCTAAAAACGGTTTTGCTTATGAGATACGCCCCAAACCTGGCACACAACATCGTCGCTGTGGCACTGGGCGTGGAAGGCCAAGCCAAAGCTGTGCTGGCCAGAAAACTGAGAACAACCCCCTCGT gcATCAAAAATGTGATCATCTGGGGTAATATTAGTGGAAATAACTACATTGATCTGAGAAAAGCCAAGGTTTACAGATATGAGAGTGCTATTTGGGGACCTCCTAACTATTCACGTCCTGTTTTGAGCTTGATTTTTGATAG TGAGTGGGTAAACAGACAATATGTGGCAACTCTTAGAAAGCTGACCGCCACAGGAAAACAATTCAGACCCATCTTAGCTGCACACAGTATAGCTACTACATTGAAATACTGGTACCATGGCTCACCACCGGGGGAGATCGTGTCTTTAGGAGTACTAAGTGAAG GCCAGTTTGGTATTCCTGAAGGGATCGTCTTTTCTATGCCTGTAAAATTTGAGAATGGAACTTGGGTAGTTCTTACAGATCTCACAGATATTGAAATCAGTGAACAAATAATGACCAGAATGACAAGTGATCTAATTCAG GAAAAACTTATTGCACTTGGAGATTTGGTCAGTTTTCAGCCCTATCAATCAG AGACTGACTTAGCCAAAGGATATGAAAAGACCACCTTACCTACCACATACAACAACCAGGAAAACCAAAGAGTCTCAGATG CAGTGGATTTTTTAGATCCGATTCCACAAACCATCTCTGAAAAGCCACATAGTCAAGAACTCATAAATG ATTCTGGAGACAAAACTGTGGAAGAGCGACAGATAAATTAG